Proteins found in one Staphylococcus durrellii genomic segment:
- a CDS encoding YolD-like family protein, which produces MQMRGSHSVLFQIYDIAYNEHMFYNGFEVLLMKIINPDMPDTYKYETDYRKIPREYLNPRIPQGRGIKKWQPFKSLPIQYEMLEQYVEDQNKIEMPLLSQEQLEIINDIINEKIATNSFCTINYWKNGYMRIGSGFIKKVDTINELITLINEQGDIENIDFSVVCNVI; this is translated from the coding sequence ATGCAAATGAGAGGTTCTCACAGCGTCCTATTTCAAATATATGATATTGCTTATAACGAACACATGTTCTATAATGGTTTTGAGGTGCTTTTAATGAAAATAATTAACCCTGATATGCCAGACACATATAAATATGAAACTGATTATAGAAAGATACCTAGAGAATATCTTAATCCTCGAATCCCACAAGGTAGAGGAATTAAAAAATGGCAACCGTTTAAGAGTTTACCAATTCAATACGAAATGCTAGAGCAATATGTAGAAGATCAAAATAAAATAGAAATGCCTTTACTATCACAAGAACAATTGGAAATTATTAATGATATAATTAATGAGAAGATAGCTACTAATTCATTTTGCACAATTAATTACTGGAAGAATGGATATATGAGGATTGGGTCAGGTTTTATTAAGAAAGTAGATACTATTAATGAATTGATCACTTTGATTAATGAGCAAGGTGATATAGAAAATATAGATTTTTCTGTGGTTTGTAATGTAATATAA
- a CDS encoding DUF5677 domain-containing protein, whose translation MFIVTASEFKERINIVADVMSEQTSLKDIDLANYNLLLEVSELYESIELLINNQHNTTLPALARILFERYIYIMFLNKSKNYANDRAKKYLDYTEYEIQKYHEFVYHNDTKETSYSDIRNYIGINQNDNEFSQAFNMNNLTMKKDKFRNGFTNINNKNFKWYSQTDEYETDDKGNNVPIELYNFKDLCYHLGFPVYYHICYKNFSSNIHGSASLRSVIEDSLYEKPNNTPNVDLSISIVAFVINRLSGMFQ comes from the coding sequence ATGTTTATTGTGACTGCATCAGAATTCAAAGAAAGAATAAATATTGTTGCAGACGTAATGTCAGAACAGACTAGTTTAAAAGATATTGATTTAGCCAATTACAATTTATTATTAGAAGTTAGTGAATTATATGAATCTATTGAACTTTTAATTAATAATCAACATAATACTACTTTACCTGCTTTAGCTAGAATTTTATTTGAACGATATATATATATAATGTTTTTAAACAAAAGTAAAAACTATGCTAATGATAGAGCAAAAAAATATTTAGACTATACGGAATATGAAATTCAAAAATATCATGAATTCGTTTATCATAATGATACTAAAGAAACTTCATATTCAGATATAAGAAATTATATAGGTATTAATCAAAACGACAATGAATTTTCGCAAGCATTTAATATGAATAATTTAACGATGAAAAAAGATAAATTCAGAAATGGTTTCACTAATATTAATAATAAAAATTTTAAATGGTATTCACAAACTGATGAATATGAAACAGATGATAAGGGGAATAACGTACCAATCGAATTATATAATTTTAAAGATTTATGCTACCATTTAGGCTTTCCTGTATATTATCATATATGTTATAAGAACTTTTCATCTAATATACATGGATCAGCTTCGTTAAGAAGTGTTATTGAAGATAGTTTATATGAAAAACCAAATAATACTCCTAATGTAGATTTATCAATAAGTATTGTTGCATTTGTTATAAATAGACTTAGTGGTATGTTCCAATAA
- a CDS encoding DUF4314 domain-containing protein codes for MNKNKQIEILKNHYVKGLRVELIKITDDITKLKKGDLGTITKVDDIGQIHVNWDNGSTLALVYGEDRFIASTPYSSQEYV; via the coding sequence ATGAATAAAAATAAGCAAATAGAAATATTGAAAAACCATTACGTTAAGGGCTTAAGAGTGGAATTAATTAAAATAACTGATGATATTACTAAACTTAAAAAAGGTGATTTAGGTACAATTACTAAAGTTGATGATATAGGTCAAATACATGTTAATTGGGATAACGGTTCTACATTGGCTTTAGTGTATGGTGAAGATAGGTTCATAGCATCAACGCCATATTCATCACAAGAATATGTATGA